One stretch of Wolbachia endosymbiont of Armadillidium arcangelii DNA includes these proteins:
- the carB gene encoding carbamoyl-phosphate synthase large subunit, translated as MPKRTDIESILVIGAGPIVIGQACEFDYSGTQSCKVLKSEGYKVILVNSNPATIMTDPEFSDATYIEPVLPEIIEKIIIKERPDAILPTMGGQTALNCAIKLAGDGVLDKYNVELIGVNREAIKKAEDRELFRQSMDKIGLKYPKSVIIKNQEQIKKALDYVGLPAIIRSSFTLGGAGSGIAYNKEEFFNIAESALKISPINEVQIDESIIGWKEYEMEVIRDCKDNCIIVCSIENVDPMGVHTGDSITVAPALTLRDAEYQQMRNASIAVLREIDVSAGGANVQFAVNPKEDGSLVVIEMNPRVSRSSALASKATGYPIAKVVTKLAIGYSLDEIRNDCAPIIPAAFEPVIDYIVTKIPRFEFEKFKGTNCELSTSMKSVGEVMSIGRTFNESLQKAFCSLETGLTGLDEVFSEDTDVKSQLAKLLPNRLLIAADAMRHGISIEEINSITGYDLWFLQNIQQIIVAEQKIKENGLPGTAHEILELKKMGFSDARLAKLSNRPTSVIPVLDTGIQEKNRWIPVSRTGMTSEQIEAIRKKFGIKQIYKRVDTCAAEFESSTAYMYGCYEGDVKNQTECEANISDRKKVVILGSGPNRIGQGIEFDYACVHAVSAAKEMGYETIMINCNPETVSTDYDTADRLYFAPLIAEDVLEILSKEQEDGTLVGVIVQIGGQTPLKLAKVLNERGFNILGTSFDSIDLAEDRMRFKNLALQLNLKQPENSICYSVEEALTNAEKVGFPLVVRPSYVLGGQSMSILHDIDSFKRYVLNHTKIFEYGSLLLDKFLVNAVEIDVDAVCDGKKVFIAAVMEHIEEAGIHSGDSTCSIPTNTLSDEVIKEIELQTERIALALKVKGLINIQFAVQGSDVYILEVNPRASRTVPFVSKVINVPIAKLATEVILGKKLDQEKKSLDHFAIKAAVFPFMRFSETDILLGPEMKSTGEVMGIDLSFEAALAKVHIAAGYKLPTEGTALVSVKDDDKEYILPVARMLKELSFEIYATKGTALYLNNNGIVAKAVNKVREGRPHIVDMLKDGKINLVINTSKGVKSVSDSKDIRRTAILQNIAYSTTASGSKALVLAIQYVKNSNLEVKSLQQVQNV; from the coding sequence ATGCCAAAACGTACAGATATAGAATCTATATTAGTAATAGGGGCAGGCCCAATAGTTATAGGTCAGGCGTGTGAGTTTGATTATTCCGGAACGCAAAGCTGTAAAGTATTAAAAAGTGAAGGTTATAAAGTCATTTTGGTTAACTCCAACCCCGCAACTATAATGACAGATCCTGAATTCTCTGATGCAACTTATATTGAGCCGGTACTGCCTGAAATCATAGAGAAAATTATAATTAAGGAGAGGCCAGACGCAATATTGCCAACAATGGGCGGGCAAACAGCACTCAATTGCGCAATAAAACTTGCAGGTGATGGAGTGTTAGACAAATACAACGTAGAATTAATAGGAGTAAATAGAGAAGCAATAAAAAAAGCAGAAGATAGGGAATTATTTCGCCAATCCATGGATAAAATAGGGCTAAAATACCCCAAAAGTGTCATTATAAAAAATCAAGAACAAATAAAAAAGGCTTTGGATTACGTTGGATTACCAGCAATCATCCGCTCATCATTCACCCTTGGTGGTGCAGGTAGCGGCATAGCATATAATAAAGAGGAGTTTTTCAATATCGCAGAAAGTGCTCTCAAAATTTCGCCAATAAATGAAGTTCAGATAGATGAATCAATTATTGGCTGGAAAGAATATGAAATGGAAGTTATCCGTGACTGCAAGGATAACTGTATAATAGTGTGTTCAATAGAAAATGTTGATCCAATGGGAGTGCACACCGGAGATAGTATCACAGTTGCTCCTGCTTTAACTCTGCGTGATGCTGAATATCAACAAATGAGAAATGCATCTATAGCAGTGTTGAGAGAAATTGATGTTAGCGCCGGTGGTGCAAATGTTCAGTTTGCAGTGAATCCTAAAGAAGATGGAAGCCTCGTTGTGATTGAAATGAATCCAAGGGTTTCTCGCTCTTCTGCACTTGCCTCAAAAGCAACAGGCTATCCTATTGCAAAAGTTGTAACTAAACTTGCTATTGGCTATTCGCTCGATGAAATACGTAACGACTGCGCTCCAATAATACCAGCAGCATTCGAACCAGTGATTGATTATATCGTCACTAAAATTCCTCGATTTGAGTTTGAGAAATTTAAGGGGACAAATTGTGAATTATCAACCTCCATGAAATCAGTGGGAGAAGTGATGTCAATTGGCCGCACTTTTAATGAGTCACTGCAGAAAGCTTTTTGTTCACTTGAAACAGGGCTAACAGGACTTGATGAAGTGTTTTCTGAAGACACAGATGTTAAATCTCAGTTAGCAAAATTGCTACCAAATAGATTACTGATTGCTGCTGATGCAATGCGCCACGGAATTAGCATAGAAGAAATAAATTCGATTACAGGATATGACTTATGGTTTCTGCAAAATATACAGCAAATCATCGTGGCTGAACAAAAAATCAAGGAAAATGGCCTTCCTGGAACTGCACATGAAATATTAGAGCTGAAAAAAATGGGATTTTCAGACGCAAGATTAGCAAAATTAAGTAATAGACCTACCTCTGTCATCCCAGTACTTGATACTGGGATCCAAGAAAAAAATAGGTGGATTCCAGTGTCACGCACTGGAATGACATCAGAGCAAATTGAAGCAATAAGGAAAAAATTTGGCATTAAACAAATTTATAAGCGTGTAGACACCTGTGCAGCTGAATTTGAATCAAGCACTGCTTATATGTATGGCTGTTATGAGGGTGATGTTAAAAATCAAACGGAATGTGAGGCGAATATTTCGGATCGAAAAAAAGTTGTCATTTTAGGTAGTGGACCAAACCGCATTGGTCAGGGTATTGAATTTGACTACGCGTGCGTTCATGCAGTTTCTGCAGCCAAAGAAATGGGATATGAAACAATAATGATTAACTGTAATCCAGAAACCGTTTCAACTGATTATGATACTGCTGATCGTTTATATTTTGCACCACTCATTGCAGAGGATGTGCTTGAAATACTAAGTAAAGAGCAAGAAGATGGCACACTGGTTGGTGTAATAGTTCAAATAGGTGGTCAAACACCTTTAAAGTTAGCCAAAGTGCTTAACGAGAGAGGTTTTAATATCTTGGGTACATCTTTTGATTCTATTGACCTTGCAGAAGATCGCATGAGGTTTAAAAATCTTGCTTTGCAGCTTAATTTAAAACAACCTGAAAACTCTATCTGCTATTCAGTGGAAGAAGCGTTAACCAACGCAGAAAAGGTGGGGTTTCCACTAGTAGTCAGGCCATCATATGTCCTCGGTGGTCAGTCTATGTCAATTCTGCATGATATTGATAGTTTCAAAAGGTACGTCCTGAATCACACTAAAATCTTTGAGTATGGTTCGCTGCTTCTTGATAAATTTTTAGTCAATGCAGTTGAGATTGATGTTGATGCTGTGTGTGATGGGAAAAAAGTTTTCATTGCAGCGGTCATGGAGCATATTGAAGAAGCTGGTATCCACTCTGGCGATTCAACATGCTCAATACCGACAAATACATTGAGTGACGAAGTAATAAAAGAGATCGAGCTCCAAACTGAGAGAATAGCATTAGCATTAAAAGTGAAAGGCCTGATAAACATTCAGTTTGCTGTTCAAGGGAGTGACGTATACATACTTGAAGTTAATCCTAGAGCTAGTCGTACAGTTCCTTTTGTTTCTAAAGTAATCAATGTTCCTATTGCAAAGCTCGCTACTGAAGTTATTTTAGGCAAAAAATTAGATCAAGAGAAAAAATCTCTCGATCACTTTGCTATTAAAGCTGCAGTTTTTCCATTCATGCGCTTTTCGGAAACTGATATCCTACTTGGTCCTGAGATGAAGTCAACAGGAGAAGTGATGGGAATCGACTTATCCTTCGAGGCAGCACTTGCAAAAGTGCACATAGCTGCAGGATACAAATTACCAACAGAAGGAACAGCTTTAGTTTCAGTAAAAGATGATGATAAAGAGTATATATTACCTGTTGCACGAATGTTGAAAGAACTGAGCTTTGAAATATATGCAACCAAAGGCACAGCTTTGTATCTGAATAATAACGGCATTGTTGCAAAAGCTGTAAATAAAGTGAGAGAAGGCAGACCCCACATAGTTGATATGCTCAAAGATGGAAAAATAAATCTAGTGATCAATACTTCAAAAGGTGTAAAATCAGTTTCAGATAGCAAA